The Zhihengliuella sp. ISTPL4 genomic interval TCCCCGCTTCGAATCGCCCGATTGGTCTCATCTCGGTCGCGGATGGAGCCCATCGGGCGATTCGCACGGGTCAGAGGGAGCGCGCGGCGATGATCCGGGCGTACTCGCGGCCGGAATCCTTGACCGTCCGCTCCTGGGTGTCGTAGTCCACGCGGACGATCCCGAAGCGCTTGTCGTACCCCCAGGCCCACTCGAAGTTGTCGAAGAGGGACCAGTAGAAGTAGCCGCGGACATCCACCCCGCTGTCCCTGGCATCCAGCACGGCGTCGAGGTGCGCGCGCAGGAAAGCGGTGCGATCCACATCGGGCACCCGCGTCTCCCCGTCCTCCCCCACGACGGTGTCGTCGTAGGCCGCGCCGTTCTCCGTCACCGAGAGCACCACGCCCGCGGGCTCGGCGTACTCGGTCCAGAGCCTCTGCAGCAGTCGCGTGAGTCCCTCGGGCTGGACCTCCCAGCCCTGGGCCGTACGGGGCAGACCGCGCTCGACCGCGTGGATGCCCTCGTGCGAGGGGTACGGGCTGCGCGTCACGTGCGCCGTCTCCGGGCCGCTGGACACCGCCGCGTCGTCGGGCCCCGTGCCGGACACGAGGTCGCCGTGGTAGTAGTTCACGCCCTGTGTGTCGATGGGCTGGGCGATGGTGTCGAGGTCGCCCTCGTGCACCGCCGCCTCGAACCGCGCCACGGCCTCGGGCTCCACCGCGCGGATGTCCTCCACGGTGTCGGCGGGGTAGGCGCCGCGGTAGATGGGGTCGAGGAACCAGCGGTTGAACTGGCCGTCCAGCCGCCGGGCGGCATCCACATCCGCGGGGTTCTGCGGGTCGGCGGGATCGGCCACCGTGTGGTTCAGCGTGATGCCGAGGTTGAGGGAGGCGTCGCGGCCGCGGAGCTCCCGCACCGTCGCACCGTGCGCGAGCAGCAGGTGATGCGAGGCCAGCAGCCCCTCGGCCACGCTCGTGTGCCCTGGCGCGTGCTCGCCCCCGGTGTAGGAGAGGAAGGACGAGCACCACGGCTCGTTGAGGGTCGTCCACACGTTCACCCGGTCGCCGAGGGCGTCATGCATGGTGCCCGCGTACTCCAGGAAGCGGTTGACGGAGTCACGGTTCGTCCAGCCCCCGATCTCCTGCAGGGCCTGCGGCATGTCCCAGTGGTACAGCGTGAGCCAGGGCAGGATGTCGGCCGCAAGGAGCTCGTCGACGAGGCGGCTGTAGAAGTCGACGCCCGCCTGGTTGACCGCGCCGCCGTCGGGGCGCACCCGCGACCACGAGGTGGAGAAGCGGTACGTCTGCAGCCCGAGCTCCTTCATCAGCGCCACGTCCTGCGGATACCGGTGGTAGTGGTCGCACGCCACATCCCCGTCGTCGCCACCGACCACGGCTCCCGGCACCCGGCAGAAGGCGTCCCAGATGGATGCCGTCCGTCCGTCCTCGAAGGCGGCACCCTCGATCTGGTAGGCCGCGGTCGCCGCGCCGAAGAGGAAGTCCGAGGGGAAGGCACGCGTCATAGGGGTCATCCTTTCACCGCGCCCGCCATGATGCCACTGACCAGCTGCCGCCCTGCGATCACGAAGAGCACGAGGAGCGGAAGGGTCGCGAGCACCGCGCCGGTGAGCACGATCGAGTAGTCGATGTAATAGCCGGACTGCAGCTGACTGAGCGCCGTCTGCAACGTCGGGTTCTGAGGGGAGAGCACGATGAGGGGCCAGAGGTAGTCGGTCCAGGCGGTCATGAACGTGAACAGTCCGAGGATCGCCATGGCCGGCCGCGCCGCGGGCACCCCGACGGTGAGGAACGTGCGGAACTGGTTCGCGCCGTCGACCCTGGCGGCCTCGATGAGCTCGTCCGGGATCACGTCCACGAGGTATTGCCGCATGAAGAACACCCCGAACGCCGTGACGAGGGTCGGCACGATCACCGCACCGATCGTCCCCGTCCAGCCGAGTTCGCGCATCAGCATGAACAGCGGGATGATGCCGAGCTGCGTGGGGATGGCCATGGTCGCGATCACGAACACCATGAGGCCGTCCCGCCCGCGGAAGCGCAGCTTCGCGAACGCGTAGCCGGCGAGCGTCGAGAACGTGACGACGGAGATGGTGATGATCGTCGAGATGAGGAACGAGTTGCCGAGCGCGAGCCAGAACGGGATCGCATCGAACACCTTCGCCGCGTTCGCGAGGAAGTTGCCGCCGGGGAGGAGGGGCAGGGTCTCGCCGCGGGTCGCGTTGGTCCCGCTCGCCACGACGAACGACCACCACAACGGGTAGGCGCCGCCGATGACGAAGGCCGCGAGGAGTCCGTAGGTGAGGAAGCCGGGGCGGCTGCCAAGGCCGGCGCTCCCGCTCGCGGCACCGCGCCGGCGGCGGATCCGCTCCGGCACGCTGAGGGCCTGGGTGGCGGTCATCGCGCCTCCTCCTTCCCGGTCGGGCGGATGCGGCGTCGGGCCGCGCGGTTCTTCGGGGCGTCTCCGGTGGCGATCCGCCGGGAGATCAGGAAGTTGATGAGGCCGATCGCGACGATCAGCAGGAAGAGCAGGATGGCGACGGCCGAGGCCTCCCCGAGGTCCCGGCGGAAGAACGCCAGCTCCCAGAGGAACAGCACCGTCGTCTGGAACTGCCGGTCGCTGCCGCCGATGCCGCCCGCGGTCGAGACGTCGAACAGCCGGGGCTCGGCGAAGATCTGCAGGCCGCCGATGGTCGCCGTGATGATGACGAAGATCAGCGTCGGGCGGATGGTGGGGATCGTGATGGCGAAGAACCGCCGCACGGCCCCGGCGCCGTCCAACGCGGCGGATTCATAGAGGTCGCGGGGTACGGCCTGCATCGCGGCGAGGAGGATGAGGGCGTTGTAGCCGGTCCAGCGGAAGTTCACCATGACGGCGATCGCGATGTGCGAGAGGAACGTGTCGTGCTTCCACTGCTGATCGGCGATACCGACGAGGTTGAGGAGGTTGTTGGCCAGTCCGTCCGCCTCGTTGAAGATGCTGGAGAAGATGATCGCCACGGCCACCGGGGTGACCACGAACGGGATGAGGACGCTCATCCGCCAGAACGTCGGCGTCCGCAGTCCGCGGTCGAGCAGGTAGGCGATCACCAGGGCGACGGCGAGCTGCGGGATGGCGGAGAGCAGGAAGATGCTCAGCGTGTTCCGGATGGAATTCCAGAACATGCCGTCGCCGAGGATGGCCGCGAAGTTCCCGAAGCCGACGAACGGCCCCTCGCCCTTCAGGAGATCCCACTCGTGCACCGCGACCCACACCGTGTACAGCAGCGGGAAGAGGCCGATGAGACCGAAGAGGAGGAAGAACGGGGAGATGTAGAAGTACGGCGAGGCGCGGTGGTCGAAACGGGAGAGGCGGGTGCGCCAAAAGCGTCGCGGCGGGGCATCGGTCGCCGCGGGGGCGGCGGCCTGCTGCTCCGCGGGCGGGGCGGTGAGGGTCATGGGCGTGTCCTTAGCCGGGCTTCGACAGGCTCAGCCACCCGCTCTGGGTCGCTGAGCCTGTCGAAGCGAGATGATCAGCCGACGAGGTCGTTCAGGAGGCCGATCGCCTGGTCCCAAGCGCCCTGCGTGTCGGTCTCACCGCGGTCGAGCGCGCTCAGCGCCGGGCCGAACACGTTCTCCTGGATCACCGAGTCGTCGGCACCCTTGAACTGCGCGACGACGCCCTTGGCGCGCTCGGCGAGGATGGCGCCGGTCGGCGCATCGTTGAAGAACGCGTTGGGCGTGGCCTCCTCGGCGAGGGACTCCTGCGCCTTGATGGTCGAGGGGAAGTTGCCCGCGGCGGCGGACTGCTTCACCTGCTGCTCGGGCTGCGTCAGCCAGTCGGCGAGCTCTGCGGCGGCCTCCTTCTGCTCCGAGGACTCCGGGATCGACAGGAACGCACCGCCCCAGTTGGCCGCGCCGCCCGGGAACACGTCCGCGAAGTCCCAGCCGGTCGACGCGTCGCCGCCGCCGGCCTCGACCTGGCCCTGCACGACGCCGAGCATCCAGCCGGGGCAGACGAAGGTGGCGAAGGTGCCGTCGACGAACGACTTGCCGCCGTTCCAGTCCCACGCGGTCTGCGCCGCGGACTGGCCGCCCTCGGTCGCGGCGCCGAGGAGCTCGAAGCGCTCCTGGAGCTCGTCGTTGCCCTCGACGTTCAGCTCGCCGTCGGCGGTGTAGTAGCCCTCGTCGAGCTGGTTGACCATGGCGTTCCAGACGAAGCCGGAGTGGTCGTACCAGGCCTTCCCGGTCTTCGCGGTGTAGTCGGCGCCGACCTGGAAGTAGTTCTCCCAGTCGCCGTTGAGCAGCTCGGCGACGGATTCGCGGTCGCTGGGCAGGCCGGCGGCCTCGAACGCGGCGCCGTTGTAGCAGATGCCGCTCGGGCCGATGTCGGTGCCGTAGCCGATGACGCGGCCCTCGGCGTCGGTCGCCTGACCGTACTTCCAGTCGACCCAGTCGTCCTTGCGGTCCTCGATGCCATAGTCGCGCAGGTCGACGAAGGTGTCGGAGACGTCCATGATGGCGCCGAGCCAGCCCTCCTCGATCGCGACGATGTCGCTGAGGCCGGAGCCGGCGGCGATCTTGGTGAAGGCGTCCGTGCGGGCGTTGCCGCCGGTGTCGATGTTGGTCGCCTCGATCGTCACGTTCGGGTGCGCCTTCTCATACTCCTCGTAGAGGTCGTCGTAGCCGAAGGTGCCGAAGGTGGTGACGGTCAGTGTGACCTTCTCGTCGGCGCTGGCGCCAGTGTCGCCGTCGCCGCCGGTGCTGCCGGAGCAGCCGGCCAGGGCGAGGGCGGAGACGGATGCCACGGCGGCTGTCGCCAGGATCCGGGTGCGGGCACGTGAGTTCACGGTTCACTCCTTTGTGGGTTCGTGCGGGTGGTGGTGCGTGGGGACTTGTGGGAGCGCTCCCACAAGGTTGTCGTGAACTCTATGGGAGCGCTCCCACAATGTCAAGAGCGCCGTTTGAAGGCCCCTCCCGCGGAACCGGCGTACCCTTGTCCGGTGCCCGAAGCCACCCTCTCCCCTGCTCTCACCCGCGCCGAATCCCTGATCCGCAGCATCCCGGACTACCCGGAGCCCGGCATCATCTTCCGCGACATCACGCCGCTCCTCGCCGACGCGGAGGCCCTCCGCGTGACGACCGAGGCGATCATCGAGCCCTTCGCGGGGCAGTTCGACGTGGTGGCCGGTATCGAGGCGCGGGGCTTCATCCTCGCCGGCGCGGCCGCCATCGCTGCCGGTGTCGGGCTGATCCCGATCCGCAAGGCGGGCAAGCTCCCGCGCCCGGCGGCGTCGGTCGACTACGCCCTGGAGTACGGCACGGCGACCATCGAGATGCACGATGATCTGCCGACCGGCTCCCGCGTCCTCCTCATCGACGACGTGCTCGCGACCGGGGGCACCCTGGCGGCCGGTCGTCAGCTCGTGGAGCGTCTCGGCAGCCACGTCGCCGGCATCTCGGTGCTCTTCGAGATCGACGGCCTCGGCGGCCGCGAGGCGATCGGCGACCTCCACACCGTCTTCCACTCCTGATCCCGAGACCCCGGGTTCCCGCCGACACCCCGGCGTGGCGGCGGCTGCAGGGCGGGGTCTTGGCGAGAGTCCGGGGTCTCAGCGGAGCATCCGCGGGCGGTAGACTGAACGCGCCCGTCCGCCCGCGACTCTTGGAGCCGTCATGCCCACCATCGTCGTCGACGTCATGCCCAAGCCCGAATTGCTCGACCCGCAGGGGAAGGCCGTCTCCGGCGCCTTCGCCCGTCTGGGCGTCGAGGGCTTCACCGACGTCCGCATCGGCAAGCGCTTCGAGCTCACCGTCGAGGGCGAGGTCACCGACGAGGTCCTCGCCGAGGCCCGTCGCATCGCCGACGAGGTCCTGTCGAACGCCGTGATCGAGGATGTCGTGGGCGTCGAGGTGGCGGAGTGACCGTCCGCATCGGCGTCGTCACCTTCCCCGGCTCGCTGGACGACGTCGACGCGCAGCGCGCCGTCCGCATCGCCGGGGCGGAGCCGGTCGCGCTGTGGCACGGCTCGCACGACCTCGAGGGCGTCGACGCCCTCGTCCTCCCGGGCGGATTCAGCTACGGCGACTATCTGCGCGCCGGCGCCATCGCCGCCCTCTCGCCCATCATGGCCGAAGTCAAGGACGCCGCAGCCAAGGGCATGCCCGTCCTCGGGATCTGCAACGGCTTCCAGATGCTCGTCGAGGCACACCTGCTGCCCGGCGGCCTGATCCGCAACAACCACCAGCACTTCGTGCGCCGCGACCAGAAGCTCACGGTCGAGAACGCCGAC includes:
- a CDS encoding carbohydrate ABC transporter permease, with product MTATQALSVPERIRRRRGAASGSAGLGSRPGFLTYGLLAAFVIGGAYPLWWSFVVASGTNATRGETLPLLPGGNFLANAAKVFDAIPFWLALGNSFLISTIITISVVTFSTLAGYAFAKLRFRGRDGLMVFVIATMAIPTQLGIIPLFMLMRELGWTGTIGAVIVPTLVTAFGVFFMRQYLVDVIPDELIEAARVDGANQFRTFLTVGVPAARPAMAILGLFTFMTAWTDYLWPLIVLSPQNPTLQTALSQLQSGYYIDYSIVLTGAVLATLPLLVLFVIAGRQLVSGIMAGAVKG
- a CDS encoding ABC transporter substrate-binding protein encodes the protein MNSRARTRILATAAVASVSALALAGCSGSTGGDGDTGASADEKVTLTVTTFGTFGYDDLYEEYEKAHPNVTIEATNIDTGGNARTDAFTKIAAGSGLSDIVAIEEGWLGAIMDVSDTFVDLRDYGIEDRKDDWVDWKYGQATDAEGRVIGYGTDIGPSGICYNGAAFEAAGLPSDRESVAELLNGDWENYFQVGADYTAKTGKAWYDHSGFVWNAMVNQLDEGYYTADGELNVEGNDELQERFELLGAATEGGQSAAQTAWDWNGGKSFVDGTFATFVCPGWMLGVVQGQVEAGGGDASTGWDFADVFPGGAANWGGAFLSIPESSEQKEAAAELADWLTQPEQQVKQSAAAGNFPSTIKAQESLAEEATPNAFFNDAPTGAILAERAKGVVAQFKGADDSVIQENVFGPALSALDRGETDTQGAWDQAIGLLNDLVG
- a CDS encoding GH1 family beta-glucosidase is translated as MTRAFPSDFLFGAATAAYQIEGAAFEDGRTASIWDAFCRVPGAVVGGDDGDVACDHYHRYPQDVALMKELGLQTYRFSTSWSRVRPDGGAVNQAGVDFYSRLVDELLAADILPWLTLYHWDMPQALQEIGGWTNRDSVNRFLEYAGTMHDALGDRVNVWTTLNEPWCSSFLSYTGGEHAPGHTSVAEGLLASHHLLLAHGATVRELRGRDASLNLGITLNHTVADPADPQNPADVDAARRLDGQFNRWFLDPIYRGAYPADTVEDIRAVEPEAVARFEAAVHEGDLDTIAQPIDTQGVNYYHGDLVSGTGPDDAAVSSGPETAHVTRSPYPSHEGIHAVERGLPRTAQGWEVQPEGLTRLLQRLWTEYAEPAGVVLSVTENGAAYDDTVVGEDGETRVPDVDRTAFLRAHLDAVLDARDSGVDVRGYFYWSLFDNFEWAWGYDKRFGIVRVDYDTQERTVKDSGREYARIIAARSL
- the purQ gene encoding phosphoribosylformylglycinamidine synthase subunit PurQ, translated to MTVRIGVVTFPGSLDDVDAQRAVRIAGAEPVALWHGSHDLEGVDALVLPGGFSYGDYLRAGAIAALSPIMAEVKDAAAKGMPVLGICNGFQMLVEAHLLPGGLIRNNHQHFVRRDQKLTVENADTAWTNAFRTGQEIIIPLKNADGGYIADEQTLDRIEGEGLVAFRYAGVNPNGSLRDIAGLTNEAGNVVGLMPHPEHATEPGFGPDTAVAMRSGVDGLDFFTSAIAAVARVAA
- the purS gene encoding phosphoribosylformylglycinamidine synthase subunit PurS, whose amino-acid sequence is MPTIVVDVMPKPELLDPQGKAVSGAFARLGVEGFTDVRIGKRFELTVEGEVTDEVLAEARRIADEVLSNAVIEDVVGVEVAE
- a CDS encoding adenine phosphoribosyltransferase, with product MPEATLSPALTRAESLIRSIPDYPEPGIIFRDITPLLADAEALRVTTEAIIEPFAGQFDVVAGIEARGFILAGAAAIAAGVGLIPIRKAGKLPRPAASVDYALEYGTATIEMHDDLPTGSRVLLIDDVLATGGTLAAGRQLVERLGSHVAGISVLFEIDGLGGREAIGDLHTVFHS
- a CDS encoding carbohydrate ABC transporter permease, whose amino-acid sequence is MTLTAPPAEQQAAAPAATDAPPRRFWRTRLSRFDHRASPYFYISPFFLLFGLIGLFPLLYTVWVAVHEWDLLKGEGPFVGFGNFAAILGDGMFWNSIRNTLSIFLLSAIPQLAVALVIAYLLDRGLRTPTFWRMSVLIPFVVTPVAVAIIFSSIFNEADGLANNLLNLVGIADQQWKHDTFLSHIAIAVMVNFRWTGYNALILLAAMQAVPRDLYESAALDGAGAVRRFFAITIPTIRPTLIFVIITATIGGLQIFAEPRLFDVSTAGGIGGSDRQFQTTVLFLWELAFFRRDLGEASAVAILLFLLIVAIGLINFLISRRIATGDAPKNRAARRRIRPTGKEEAR